A stretch of the uncultured Trichococcus sp. genome encodes the following:
- a CDS encoding cold-shock protein encodes MEFGKVKWFNNDKGYGFIELDQQDDDIFVHFTGIAGEGFKRLEEGQRVQFDIAEGIRGPQATNVIVLAEA; translated from the coding sequence ATGGAATTTGGCAAAGTAAAGTGGTTCAATAATGATAAAGGGTATGGTTTTATTGAACTCGATCAACAGGATGACGACATTTTCGTACATTTTACCGGCATAGCTGGAGAAGGCTTCAAAAGACTCGAAGAAGGGCAACGCGTTCAGTTCGATATCGCTGAAGGCATCAGGGGACCACAGGCCACTAATGTCATCGTATTGGCTGAAGCATAA
- the accD gene encoding acetyl-CoA carboxylase, carboxyltransferase subunit beta, with protein MKLFRKRPYIPIAQVPASKADDQKPIVPEGLWEKCPNCQKTIYSKDLGKDKVCPHCAYNFRISAYERISNIVDEGSFDEWNALMPEENPLAFPGYENKLKIAKEKTGLDEAVVTGAAFINKHKVALCVMDSNFIMASMGKVVGEKLTLAFERATVEKLPIIVFTASGGARMQEGIMSLMQMAKVSVAVSNHSKAGLLYITVLTDPTTGGVTASFAMQGDIILAETGATVGFAGKRVIEQTIKAKLPEGFQTAEKVLENGFIDKIVARKDLKRALQHLLLLHAPAEKAGEAQ; from the coding sequence ATGAAATTATTTCGTAAGCGTCCTTACATTCCGATAGCCCAAGTTCCCGCTTCAAAAGCAGACGATCAGAAACCGATCGTTCCTGAAGGCTTATGGGAAAAATGCCCGAATTGTCAAAAGACGATCTACAGCAAGGATTTAGGGAAAGATAAAGTATGCCCGCATTGTGCCTATAATTTCAGAATATCGGCATACGAACGCATTTCCAATATCGTTGATGAAGGTTCTTTTGATGAATGGAACGCCCTTATGCCCGAAGAAAATCCATTGGCTTTTCCGGGGTATGAGAACAAATTGAAGATCGCCAAAGAAAAAACGGGACTTGACGAAGCGGTTGTAACCGGCGCGGCATTCATCAATAAGCATAAAGTTGCTTTGTGTGTGATGGATTCGAACTTTATCATGGCAAGCATGGGAAAAGTGGTCGGCGAGAAACTGACGCTCGCATTTGAACGCGCAACGGTTGAAAAGCTCCCGATCATTGTCTTCACTGCTTCCGGCGGCGCCAGAATGCAAGAGGGCATCATGTCCTTAATGCAGATGGCAAAAGTCAGCGTTGCAGTCTCCAACCACAGTAAAGCAGGGCTGTTGTACATCACAGTCCTGACCGATCCGACTACTGGGGGCGTGACGGCCAGCTTTGCGATGCAAGGGGATATTATCCTTGCGGAAACAGGGGCGACTGTCGGGTTCGCCGGTAAGCGCGTCATAGAACAGACAATCAAAGCGAAATTGCCTGAAGGTTTCCAGACGGCCGAAAAGGTGCTGGAAAATGGCTTTATCGACAAAATTGTAGCCAGAAAAGATTTAAAGAGAGCATTGCAGCATCTTTTGCTGTTGCATGCTCCTGCAGAAAAGGCGGGTGAAGCGCAGTGA
- a CDS encoding ribonuclease HI family protein, with protein sequence MIKLFVDGAATGKEGYAAIGILIVEDGRQKQIGLPLEEQMDNHRAEFEALLYGLRHLKAHKKQDQLVFCYTDSKLVAESIRKKYTKKAELKLLLEEALQELAVFSNLYLKWIPERENRGADNLARNALHQLTKKNK encoded by the coding sequence TTGATAAAATTATTCGTGGATGGGGCGGCTACGGGAAAAGAAGGTTATGCGGCCATCGGGATTTTGATCGTTGAGGACGGGAGACAAAAGCAGATTGGCTTGCCTTTAGAGGAGCAAATGGACAATCATCGAGCTGAATTCGAAGCGCTCCTGTATGGGTTGCGCCACCTGAAAGCGCACAAAAAACAAGACCAGCTCGTTTTTTGTTACACGGACAGCAAACTAGTCGCCGAATCGATCAGGAAAAAGTACACAAAAAAAGCGGAGCTTAAGCTTTTGCTGGAGGAGGCATTGCAGGAATTGGCAGTGTTCTCAAATCTTTATTTGAAATGGATTCCGGAAAGGGAAAACAGAGGAGCTGATAATCTCGCCAGAAATGCGCTCCATCAGCTTACCAAAAAGAACAAATGA
- the accA gene encoding acetyl-CoA carboxylase carboxyl transferase subunit alpha produces the protein MKDVKEIITAARSISRLTATEMIHAICDGFVEFHGDRKFGDDPAIVGGIALLDDMPVTVIGTQKGHDVTENVFRNFGSPHPEGYRKAIRLMKQAEKFDRPIVTFINTSGAFCDVDSEDRGIGEAIAESLLVMSQLTVPFIAIFIGEGGSGGALALAMGNEVWMLENTMYSVLSPEGFASILWKDSSRSDEAAKVMKLTPDDLFALDVIDKIIMETRRKVARKSDDVMLELKRELSAKLKELKQLTPAELVEQRQKRFRNY, from the coding sequence GTGAAGGATGTCAAAGAAATTATCACCGCTGCCAGAAGCATCTCCCGTCTGACGGCAACGGAAATGATCCATGCCATCTGCGATGGTTTTGTTGAATTCCACGGCGACCGAAAGTTCGGGGATGACCCTGCTATCGTCGGTGGGATCGCGTTGCTGGATGACATGCCGGTAACCGTAATCGGAACGCAAAAAGGTCATGATGTGACTGAAAATGTCTTTCGAAATTTCGGATCACCTCATCCGGAAGGCTACCGGAAAGCGATCCGCTTGATGAAACAGGCGGAGAAATTCGATCGTCCGATCGTTACGTTCATCAATACTTCAGGCGCTTTTTGCGATGTCGACTCTGAGGACCGAGGCATCGGTGAAGCAATCGCTGAATCGCTTTTGGTGATGAGTCAACTGACGGTCCCTTTCATCGCTATCTTCATCGGCGAGGGAGGCAGTGGCGGCGCTTTGGCGTTGGCGATGGGCAACGAGGTTTGGATGTTGGAGAATACCATGTATTCTGTCCTATCCCCGGAAGGTTTTGCATCCATTTTATGGAAAGATTCCTCGCGATCGGATGAAGCGGCCAAAGTAATGAAGTTGACGCCTGATGATCTTTTTGCATTGGACGTCATCGACAAAATCATCATGGAAACCCGCAGGAAAGTGGCCCGCAAATCGGACGATGTCATGCTTGAATTGAAGCGTGAGCTAAGCGCCAAGCTGAAAGAGCTGAAGCAACTGACTCCAGCGGAATTGGTCGAGCAACGGCAAAAACGATTCCGGAACTATTGA
- the prmA gene encoding 50S ribosomal protein L11 methyltransferase: protein MEWNEVKVVTATEAVEAVSNILMEAGAKGVAIDDELDFVNLQDDGFGQIKEERALPEEGHAVYIMAYYPNNEGFQDTVLFIKDQLAQLEKIDLKIGKNELQINQVKEEDWENSWKEYFHPIRLTRFLTIVPYWENYTPEDEKEMLIQLDPGMAFGTGTHPTTRLSIEALEAVMRGGEKVIDVGTGSGVLSIAAKAMGAETVYAYDIDEIATRVSKENIAYNAYASDVIVKENNLLVGIADQEADIIVANILAEILLLLLPDAYNNLKDDGCFILSGIIDSKKEELTAALISNGFEIEQEKQMKDWVCLICKKKLED, encoded by the coding sequence ATGGAATGGAATGAAGTGAAGGTTGTGACTGCTACCGAAGCGGTTGAAGCTGTATCGAATATATTGATGGAAGCCGGTGCGAAAGGCGTCGCCATAGATGACGAATTGGACTTCGTCAATCTGCAGGATGATGGTTTCGGTCAGATCAAGGAGGAACGGGCTTTGCCTGAGGAAGGGCACGCCGTATATATCATGGCTTATTATCCGAATAACGAAGGTTTCCAGGATACCGTGTTGTTCATCAAAGACCAGCTGGCACAGCTGGAAAAAATTGATCTGAAGATCGGAAAAAATGAGCTGCAGATCAACCAAGTGAAAGAAGAGGATTGGGAAAACTCCTGGAAAGAATATTTCCATCCGATCCGCTTGACGCGTTTTTTGACGATCGTACCTTATTGGGAAAACTACACGCCTGAAGATGAAAAAGAGATGCTGATTCAATTGGATCCGGGGATGGCCTTCGGCACTGGCACGCATCCGACGACGCGTCTGTCCATCGAAGCGCTCGAAGCAGTCATGCGCGGTGGCGAAAAAGTGATCGATGTCGGAACCGGGTCGGGCGTGTTGAGCATCGCAGCCAAAGCCATGGGCGCGGAAACGGTCTATGCCTACGATATCGATGAAATCGCTACACGCGTTTCCAAAGAGAACATCGCTTATAATGCGTACGCTTCCGATGTCATCGTCAAAGAGAATAATCTATTGGTAGGCATCGCTGATCAGGAAGCGGACATCATCGTCGCGAATATCCTGGCCGAAATCCTTCTGCTGTTGCTTCCCGATGCCTACAATAACCTCAAGGACGATGGCTGTTTCATCCTTTCGGGCATCATCGATTCAAAGAAAGAGGAACTGACTGCAGCCTTGATCAGCAACGGCTTTGAGATCGAGCAAGAAAAGCAAATGAAAGATTGGGTTTGCCTGATCTGCAAAAAAAAATTGGAGGATTGA
- a CDS encoding acetyl-CoA carboxylase biotin carboxylase subunit — MFTKVLIANRGEIAVRIIRACHELGIQTVAVYSEADREALHTQLATQAICIGPAKASDSYLNMTSILSAAVVTGAQAIHPGFGFLSENSAFATMCEEMNIRFIGPSSTIIDLMGNKANARKTMIAAGVPVTPGSEGYISSYEEAVAQAEKIGYPVILKAAAGGGGKGMRKVYQENGLEAAFSQAKAEAKAAFGDDRMYLEKIITPARHIEVQILGDSFGNVVHLGERDCSLQRNHQKVLEESPSTFISEETRKAMGDVAIRAAKHVGYTNAGTIEFLVDTEQRFYFMEMNTRIQVEHPVTEMATGIDIVKEQLRIASGEPLSFTQDEVAITGHTIECRINAENPALGFRPSSGKIDYLFLPSGGNGLRVESAMYGGYMIPPFYDSMIAKIITKGDDRSEAIAKMRRALQELVIEGVDTNQFFQEDILQDPNFISGDYDTEYLQNVFLKTWAPEEEESV; from the coding sequence ATGTTTACGAAGGTATTGATCGCAAACAGAGGAGAAATTGCTGTCAGGATCATTCGTGCTTGTCATGAGTTAGGAATCCAAACGGTAGCGGTCTATTCCGAAGCTGACCGCGAAGCATTGCATACGCAGCTGGCCACTCAGGCTATCTGTATCGGTCCTGCAAAAGCGAGCGATTCCTATCTGAATATGACAAGCATCTTGAGCGCAGCAGTCGTTACAGGAGCCCAAGCCATTCATCCAGGCTTCGGGTTCCTCTCGGAAAACAGTGCATTCGCCACAATGTGCGAAGAAATGAATATCCGATTCATCGGACCTTCTTCCACCATCATTGACTTGATGGGCAACAAAGCAAATGCCCGCAAGACGATGATTGCAGCAGGCGTACCTGTCACTCCGGGAAGCGAAGGCTACATCTCTTCATATGAAGAGGCAGTGGCACAAGCAGAGAAGATCGGTTATCCGGTCATCCTGAAAGCGGCCGCTGGTGGTGGCGGTAAAGGGATGCGAAAAGTCTACCAAGAAAACGGTCTGGAGGCAGCCTTCAGCCAAGCGAAAGCGGAAGCCAAAGCTGCCTTCGGTGACGATCGTATGTACCTTGAAAAGATCATCACACCAGCCCGTCATATCGAAGTACAGATTTTGGGCGATTCGTTCGGAAATGTCGTCCATCTGGGCGAGCGCGATTGTTCCCTGCAGCGCAACCATCAGAAAGTATTGGAAGAAAGTCCATCCACATTCATTTCAGAAGAAACACGCAAAGCCATGGGGGATGTCGCCATCCGAGCGGCCAAACACGTCGGCTATACAAATGCAGGTACGATCGAGTTCCTCGTCGATACCGAACAACGTTTCTATTTCATGGAAATGAACACACGTATCCAAGTGGAGCATCCGGTAACCGAAATGGCGACTGGCATCGATATCGTCAAGGAACAATTGCGCATTGCGAGCGGTGAACCGTTGTCCTTTACGCAAGATGAGGTTGCCATCACTGGTCATACGATCGAGTGCCGCATCAACGCTGAAAATCCGGCTTTGGGATTCCGCCCTTCATCCGGAAAAATCGACTACCTGTTCTTGCCTAGCGGCGGAAATGGCCTGCGTGTCGAAAGCGCCATGTACGGCGGATACATGATTCCGCCATTCTATGACTCGATGATCGCCAAAATCATCACAAAAGGTGACGACAGAAGTGAAGCAATCGCCAAAATGAGGCGTGCGCTGCAGGAACTGGTCATCGAGGGAGTCGACACGAACCAATTCTTCCAGGAAGATATTCTGCAGGATCCTAATTTCATTTCCGGAGATTACGATACGGAATATCTTCAGAATGTGTTCCTGAAAACGTGGGCACCTGAAGAAGAGGAAAGTGTATAA
- the gpsB gene encoding cell division regulator GpsB: MADKNLTTKDILQKEFKSAMRGYNVAEVDEFLDMIIRDYESYQKDLSYLQSENERLMSRVDELTKQAVLAKPTQSNVSSVGSGVTNFDILKRLSNLEKHVFGSKLDETNEEAN; encoded by the coding sequence ATGGCAGATAAAAATCTAACAACTAAAGATATTCTGCAAAAAGAATTCAAAAGCGCTATGAGAGGCTATAACGTTGCAGAAGTCGATGAATTCCTGGATATGATCATAAGGGATTATGAATCTTACCAAAAAGACCTTTCTTATCTTCAAAGCGAAAATGAACGTTTGATGAGCCGTGTTGACGAGTTGACGAAGCAAGCAGTTTTAGCTAAGCCGACGCAATCGAATGTATCTTCAGTCGGCAGTGGCGTAACGAACTTTGACATTTTGAAACGCCTTTCCAACTTGGAGAAACATGTATTCGGTTCAAAACTGGATGAAACAAACGAAGAAGCAAACTAG
- a CDS encoding class I SAM-dependent RNA methyltransferase, whose product MRTYQLVATAASGIEAITGNELKKMGYNVQVENGKAYFTGTEADIITTNLWLRTADRIKIVFGKFEAKTFDDLFEQTKALPWEQILPMDAEFPVSGKSQKSTLYSVPDCQAIVKKAIVNRLSEYYHRRTRLPESGALYPIEVAINKDEVILTIDTSGSSLFKRGYRSEKGGAPLKENMAAALVMLTNWFPDRPFYDPTCGSGTIPIEAALIGLNIAPGLKRSFPSEEWNIFEEGMWDRIRNEAKAAANFDVKLDIGGSDIDPHVIAIAKSNAEKAGVADYVTFRQLALADFTTTKEYGTIVCNPPYGERLSDQEEIEILYKEMGQVFRPLKTWSKYILTSELLFEEFYGEKATKKRKLYNGRLRTDLFQYWGTRPPRVKKESDAIESKGK is encoded by the coding sequence ATGAGAACATATCAATTAGTGGCTACGGCCGCAAGCGGCATCGAAGCCATCACCGGCAATGAGCTGAAAAAAATGGGCTACAACGTCCAGGTAGAGAACGGCAAAGCCTACTTCACCGGTACGGAAGCGGACATCATCACAACCAACCTGTGGCTGCGCACCGCTGACCGCATCAAAATCGTGTTCGGCAAATTTGAAGCCAAAACTTTCGATGACCTTTTCGAGCAAACGAAAGCTTTGCCATGGGAACAAATCCTTCCGATGGATGCGGAATTCCCGGTTTCCGGCAAATCGCAAAAATCGACTTTGTACAGTGTCCCCGATTGCCAAGCGATCGTCAAAAAGGCCATCGTCAACCGCCTGAGCGAATACTATCACCGCCGTACCCGTTTGCCTGAATCCGGCGCACTCTATCCGATTGAAGTCGCCATCAACAAGGATGAAGTGATCCTGACGATCGACACGAGCGGTTCCAGCCTTTTCAAACGCGGTTACCGTTCCGAAAAAGGTGGCGCACCATTGAAGGAAAATATGGCAGCCGCTTTGGTGATGCTGACCAATTGGTTCCCTGACCGCCCCTTCTATGACCCGACTTGCGGCTCCGGCACGATTCCGATCGAAGCGGCTCTGATCGGCCTCAACATCGCTCCGGGATTGAAACGCTCTTTCCCTTCCGAAGAATGGAACATTTTTGAAGAAGGCATGTGGGATCGCATCCGCAATGAAGCCAAAGCTGCCGCGAACTTCGATGTGAAATTGGATATCGGCGGATCCGATATCGATCCGCACGTCATCGCCATCGCGAAAAGCAATGCTGAAAAAGCAGGCGTTGCGGACTATGTTACTTTCAGACAGTTGGCTTTGGCCGACTTCACGACAACCAAGGAATACGGCACAATCGTCTGCAACCCGCCATACGGCGAGCGCCTCTCCGATCAGGAAGAGATCGAGATACTCTACAAAGAGATGGGTCAGGTTTTCCGTCCGTTGAAGACATGGAGCAAATACATCCTGACGAGCGAGTTGCTTTTCGAAGAATTCTACGGCGAAAAAGCAACGAAAAAACGCAAACTCTACAACGGCAGACTGCGTACTGATCTGTTCCAATATTGGGGTACGCGCCCTCCTAGAGTCAAAAAAGAGTCTGATGCCATCGAAAGCAAAGGAAAATAA
- a CDS encoding 16S rRNA (uracil(1498)-N(3))-methyltransferase, translating into MQRYIIPPLAKNYQTQPIVLSDDFHHHMVHVMRMKPGDRVYLADNSGISFVAEITDISASTVSLKWVADEDRSTELPVKIAIACGLPKGDKLEYIVQKGTELGAAAFIPFAAKNAVVKWTADKSAKKQQRLQKIAKEAAEQSHRQKEPFVHPVHNLKELLAEAIKYSKVLVAYEEDAKAGEGSILVNTLENLEAGDSLLLVFGPEGGLAPEELTAFRQAGHKSCALGPRILRAETAPLYALAAVSYEMELRKGADKNG; encoded by the coding sequence ATGCAGCGATACATCATTCCGCCTCTAGCAAAAAATTATCAAACCCAGCCGATTGTTTTGTCGGATGATTTCCATCACCATATGGTGCATGTGATGCGCATGAAGCCGGGGGATCGGGTCTATTTGGCCGACAACTCCGGCATTTCATTCGTTGCGGAAATCACCGATATATCAGCAAGTACCGTCAGTTTGAAGTGGGTGGCCGACGAAGACCGCTCCACGGAACTGCCGGTCAAGATTGCGATCGCTTGTGGACTGCCGAAGGGGGACAAGCTGGAATACATCGTACAGAAGGGCACTGAGTTGGGCGCGGCAGCCTTCATCCCTTTCGCGGCCAAGAATGCGGTTGTAAAGTGGACAGCTGATAAAAGCGCAAAAAAACAGCAGCGTCTGCAGAAAATTGCGAAAGAGGCAGCCGAGCAATCGCACCGCCAAAAGGAACCGTTTGTGCATCCTGTCCACAACCTTAAAGAGTTGCTGGCGGAAGCGATAAAATACAGCAAAGTGTTGGTTGCTTATGAAGAGGATGCGAAGGCTGGAGAAGGCAGCATCTTGGTGAACACTCTGGAAAATCTCGAAGCAGGCGATTCGCTATTGTTGGTGTTCGGGCCTGAAGGCGGGTTGGCGCCGGAAGAGCTGACGGCTTTCAGACAAGCCGGCCACAAGAGCTGTGCGTTGGGACCGAGGATTCTACGGGCAGAGACAGCGCCCTTGTATGCATTGGCGGCAGTATCCTATGAAATGGAATTAAGAAAAGGAGCGGATAAAAATGGTTGA
- the deoC gene encoding deoxyribose-phosphate aldolase, whose product MVEKINKYIDHTLLRQDATEAEIKALCEEAKKYDFKSVCVQPYWVKKVEAFLTGSNVLVCTVVGFPHGANTAEVKTFETKQAVQNGADEVDMVINIGALKDGDYQTVEHEIAALVEAVKGKAILKVIIETCLLTDDEKVVACQLAQKAGADFVKTSTGFSTGGATLEDVALMRKTVGPEMDVKASGGVRTYEDALAFIAAGATRLGTSSGKRIVEGWLSAK is encoded by the coding sequence ATGGTTGAAAAAATAAACAAATACATCGATCACACTTTATTAAGACAAGATGCGACAGAGGCGGAAATTAAAGCCCTTTGTGAAGAAGCGAAGAAGTATGACTTCAAATCCGTCTGCGTACAACCTTACTGGGTCAAAAAGGTTGAAGCCTTCCTGACCGGTTCGAATGTCCTTGTCTGCACTGTCGTTGGTTTTCCGCATGGCGCCAATACGGCAGAAGTGAAAACTTTCGAAACGAAACAGGCGGTTCAGAACGGTGCCGATGAAGTCGATATGGTCATCAACATCGGAGCCTTGAAGGATGGCGATTACCAGACTGTCGAACATGAAATCGCAGCTTTGGTCGAAGCAGTCAAAGGCAAGGCGATCCTGAAGGTCATCATCGAGACTTGTCTGTTGACCGATGATGAAAAAGTGGTCGCTTGCCAGTTGGCCCAAAAGGCGGGGGCCGACTTTGTCAAGACATCCACCGGTTTTTCAACAGGTGGCGCAACATTGGAAGATGTCGCACTGATGCGCAAGACAGTCGGACCTGAAATGGACGTAAAAGCAAGCGGCGGCGTGCGCACGTATGAAGATGCACTGGCTTTCATCGCAGCCGGCGCAACGCGCTTGGGCACCTCCAGCGGCAAGAGAATCGTCGAAGGTTGGCTTTCGGCAAAATAA
- a CDS encoding DUF3013 family protein, whose amino-acid sequence MDKSMIDKIHEELEEQHLPCEWRLEWHKPFHTVEIVLLLEVSYPSDNSISDVFGHSNHEDRFIFEDSVLFYDRASSKIRAEEYLAGIPFDRKKGIQGGLAEAVVKNIRLTVGEANSKLRDFLNNEGDSSFELHWNELNFMQTIGTLKELGRFDETYYRYP is encoded by the coding sequence ATGGACAAAAGTATGATCGACAAGATCCACGAGGAATTGGAAGAACAGCACTTGCCTTGCGAGTGGCGATTGGAGTGGCATAAACCCTTCCATACAGTCGAAATTGTGTTATTATTAGAAGTCAGTTATCCTTCAGACAATAGTATTTCTGATGTATTTGGCCACTCCAATCACGAAGATCGGTTCATTTTTGAAGATTCTGTTTTGTTCTATGATCGTGCATCCTCCAAAATACGGGCGGAGGAATATTTGGCAGGTATCCCTTTCGATCGGAAAAAGGGGATTCAAGGCGGATTGGCCGAAGCGGTTGTCAAGAACATCCGTCTGACGGTCGGGGAAGCAAACAGCAAACTCAGGGACTTTCTGAACAATGAAGGGGACTCCAGTTTCGAATTGCATTGGAATGAGCTGAATTTTATGCAGACAATCGGAACACTGAAGGAATTAGGAAGATTTGATGAAACGTATTATCGTTATCCTTGA